The nucleotide sequence tccatcttgcctcgtggcgctgggctggcggtcatcttgtgctgtagtgttgggctggcttccatcttgcctcatggtgctgggttggcggccatcctgtgcaatgacgctgggttggcggccattctGCGCAGCCGCGCTAggctagcggccatcttgtgcagcggcactgggctagcggccatcttgtgcagcagcACTGGCTTGGCAGACTtgcgcctcctctcccctctctgtccACAATGGTGAGACGGCGGCTCCCATCTGTTCCTCCTGAACCCAGGGTCGACGGGGGCCATAGTGGAGAGtgatgccggacctcctctcaaccactcactcctgagcaacctcccctggtcccacgaaacacgaccaggcgggtacCCATTCCTATCCCGCTCGGTGGCTAGGGAGGAAACATGAACAGACATACTGGATCTcaatgatggagtccttctgtgacgaacATGTACCagtgagacacagggagagagagagatacaatcACAGATGTCTTTATTgttgggtaatccaaatcgtagtcaaaaacaatccaaggtcaaaaccaaaaagacagtccaaaataaacaaacaaaggaaagggacaggaaagggaactcgcAAAACGAGAGGACTCGGAGGACGAGCAGACCAGGAAgaatctcggggaacgagaatgctggatacacgaagggtaaggactccatacaaacaacaggaaaagactggtatttatagggaggctaatgacaataaagttactgcacctggtgcaattaacaggagtgcaattactgtgatgacaggataagactagaggaattctagtgcctacagTGAGGTGcttaaggggaagtgagcccactagtggacacccagggaaacagagactagactgCAATTGGATCAATTGGATCCTCATCTGAGACGACATCCCCACACCCCAAAAAAGTCTAATTAAAAAACCATGCTGTatattgtaaataatgttttatacttaaaacaattgtaaaaagtggtaaaaaaaaaaaaagtggtctaAATGCTTTCCTATTggctattttattcacttaaaaatCGGATGAAGTGATAGTTTTCTCTTAGCGAGTGCACAGCACATAGTTTGCACACACACAAGTGAGAGGAGGTACACATTTCAAAGCCCCTCACTCTTAGACGAAATGTACATCACTGCCTGTGGTCTGGTGTGCTAGAAGAAGCTAGAAGAAGCGTGTAGCCTACACATGGCAAGACACAAATCAGTCAGGTGTTGTGAAAATGTTGCATTTGAGGTGTTAAAGAAGATGGTCTTATTGGTCTTATTGCTTTTCAATGGTAAGTCCTATATTTTTAATGGCTTGTTCTCAGTCTTGCATGCATATTTAGTGCTGTTCAGACAGCTCCTAAAGGGCTGTTTAACTTGGGTGGGTTGGTGCTAGGGTTTTATTTTTGATATAGTCATGATGACTAGTAGACAACTGTGTTTTTATCACAAAATTATTCCAAAAACTGTTGCAATACTGCAAAACCAACACATTTTTTACCATAAGTAAAGCAATTTTACAGTGAGAGAATTGCAAGaattaaaagtcattaaataaCTACAACCACCTTTCAAAAATATTTCGATACAACAATTCTGATATTTTTCTATTAATCTGTCTATCTATAGATATTACAAGCAATGTGCTTAATGCACACCTTGCCTGCATGTCTATAAAGTATGTAGCTGCCAACAACAAaacttattactattattataattattattatttttttgttttctgaacgGATTGCAGCCTAGAAAGCGTAGAAAAGCTGTCTGTCACTTCCTGATCTCAAAAAGTTTTGTTATCAGTGAATCTCTCTACACTGCATGCACAATGAATCTCTTATTTGCATCCTACACCTTGTTTTGTTACGATGAGGGGATTCTCATAGCATTGGCTATGCACTGGAGAGTTTCCGAGAACAGTTTTGCCAATATGTTATTAAAGAGGGTTCTCTTGCTTTCGTTTGATGGTGCTTTTTTTActgcgaaaaaaaaaataaaaaaaataaaataaaaggatgtGGCATGAGAACAGTGACTTTGCTAAAGTTAGCAGACCTATAACCTATGCATGTTTAAATAGTTGAAGAtgcactgttaaaataaataaataaaaataaaaattcagttgtCTTATATTTTTTGTTGAATCAAATTTGCTGTCATCCAGATTCATCTGTAAGTTTCATTTATTCTATGACATACAGGTAtatgaatatttacatatttaaatggcAATATCTCATAAAAGATTTGTCATAAAAGCAACACTATAAATCCAAAAGGAAAATGTCTGAAATGTACATCTAATTAATGGAAATATTGAGTAATAACcccattaattacaattaataccaaatttaaaaataataacactagTAACAACCTCCCACATTCAGTGGGGTTTCTGTGTCAACTCTGAGGGTCCCTTCTTACCCTGGAGTCTTATTGTATTGTccaaagaaagaatgaaaaatatCTTGCCCAAGGGAGGAATCTAACCCcgatatttctaaatattaagtATGTCCTAATGGCAGAAATTTGACGCTTTTGCTATATTTTTAGCATTGATGTACACTGTCAGAAATAGGGGTACAGTAGGAGTCCATTTCTGTCCCCCAAGGTACAATCTACACTAACGTACCGCATAGGGCTTATTATTTGATCTCAAGGTACATGTATACCTTTTTGAAGGTCAGAAAggtacatatactgtatgttccCAAGCAAAGTACATATttgtaacgtttttttttttaaaggttaaggTACAATATCAAGCGCTAGCCCTGATTGGCTGcttaaatctcattttaaaaGAACGTCCAGTTCGCTGTCTTTCTTTTAGCAGAGATGAAGTCATAGCATGGCTACTCATGGTTCTTACAGGGCTTTCAACCGAGGAGGTCCTTCAAAAAATATTAGAAGCAGGCATAGAAGTAACCAACGTCGAGATGAAATGGACTTTCAGGCAAATGACACTTACTCAGTTGATGATCTTTTATATGTCACAGTTAGACATTGTGTTTAAAgtgaaatgtaaaatgtgaaaataaaaatgatttaataaatattgattttaattcagcgtgtgtgtgtgatatatatatatatatatatatcattatagtCAACGATTATGGCCCAGCCCCAGTGATAAGCCATTGTACCCCTAAAGGttcaattatgtattttattttctgtacttaaaatgcttaaatatatatatatatatatataaatatatatatatatatatatatatatatatatatatatatatatatatatatatatatatatatatatatatatatatatatatatatatatacacacacacacacacacatatatacatatatatatatatatatatatatatatatatatatatatatatatatatatatatatatatatatatatatatatacacacacacacatatatacatatatatatatatatatatatatatatatatatatatatatatatatatatatatatatatatatatatatatacgtatataaagtggggatttattttgtcttttgtccaaataaacattgaaaattaagatgaaaatttgtgatttgttgttgttgtctgtttTGTTCCAGGTGTATCTGGAGATTATTCAGATGAAATGGTGAtctcagtgatggagggagattctgtcactttaAACACTAATGTTACTGAACTACAGCAAGATGCTCTGATACTGTGGATGTTTAGATTTAACCATTCAGAGACTCGTATCGCTAATATCTATAAACGGATTGTCTCTGTGTATGATAATAAAGAGAatactgagagattcagagacagactaaaGATAGATGAGCAGACAGGATcactgaccatcacaaacatcaacaAATTacactctggactttataaactacAGATCATCAGAGGAGATGTCAAACACAAGAGCTTCAATCTCGCTGTCTTTGGTGAGTAAACTGAAGAAATCATAttgaaagggatttttttttaaattatattttaatctgGTCTACACTGATAGTCTTGTGGGAAAGTGCAGGTGTCCCGAGTTTGAACCTTTCTGCTCTCCTGTtataataaaggcaaaaatgccaaaaataaacCTCAAAAAGATTAAACTGGGCCAGATACAATATTTTTTAGATCTATGACTAAGTATCTTTACACACATCTCTTTCaataattgtttgttttaaaaatatttatctttcCTTCATGTTTCTTAGCTCTTCTGTCTGTTCCAGTCATCAGTGATTCTCCTCAAAACCAATTAGTGTCTGAAAGATCTTCAGTGTCCagatgttcactgctgtgttcagctgtgaatgtgagtcatgtgactctctcctggtacaaaggaaacagtttattgtccagcatcagtgtgtctgatctcagcatcagtctctctctacctctggagctTGAGTGTCTGGATGATTCATACAGCTGTGTTGTGGCTTATTCATTCATCAACCGAACTACACACCTCAGCATCACTGATCTCTGTCAGACATGTTCAG is from Carassius gibelio isolate Cgi1373 ecotype wild population from Czech Republic chromosome B22, carGib1.2-hapl.c, whole genome shotgun sequence and encodes:
- the LOC127986965 gene encoding uncharacterized protein LOC127986965, yielding MARHKSVRCCENVAFEVLKKMVLLVLLLFNGVSGDYSDEMVISVMEGDSVTLNTNVTELQQDALILWMFRFNHSETRIANIYKRIVSVYDNKENTERFRDRLKIDEQTGSLTITNINKLHSGLYKLQIIRGDVKHKSFNLAVFALLSVPVISDSPQNQLVSERSSVSRCSLLCSAVNVSHVTLSWYKGNSLLSSISVSDLSISLSLPLELECLDDSYSCVVAYSFINRTTHLSITDLCQTCSDGLHVPFKGIIAAVFLLLSAISVLAVWIFCRRRSHKKAIQESKY